One stretch of Rosistilla oblonga DNA includes these proteins:
- the nusG gene encoding transcription termination/antitermination protein NusG, producing the protein MDGEDKREQDEQLEAAAASEQAEDSSDAAEKSDVSVTEELASGEAIGGSKAAAPREEEAVDPILEDEFEAPTRRIKKPEVDVEDEILDPDEAPKEWYILKVAFNREETVRDAIIKQINMSGMEGYFGEVLVPTEDIVEFNRSGKRKIVKRKLYPGYLMIYMHVNDDTWFLIRDTTGVSDFTGTAGKPAPMDPAEVERVITSNEDGEDGEKQLKTSIPFKVGERVRVKEGNFQNQEGEVEKLDEANGRISVNINIFGRSVPVELDHWQVEPL; encoded by the coding sequence GTGGACGGCGAAGACAAACGCGAACAGGACGAACAACTTGAGGCTGCTGCGGCATCCGAGCAGGCAGAGGATTCGTCCGACGCGGCGGAAAAGTCCGACGTCAGCGTAACCGAAGAACTCGCATCGGGCGAAGCTATCGGCGGTTCGAAAGCTGCCGCCCCTCGCGAAGAAGAAGCTGTCGATCCCATTCTCGAAGACGAATTCGAGGCTCCCACGCGGCGGATCAAAAAGCCCGAGGTCGACGTCGAAGACGAGATTCTCGATCCCGATGAAGCGCCCAAAGAGTGGTACATCCTAAAGGTTGCGTTCAACCGCGAAGAAACCGTTCGCGACGCGATCATCAAACAGATCAACATGTCGGGCATGGAAGGCTATTTCGGCGAAGTCTTGGTGCCAACCGAAGACATCGTTGAATTCAACCGCAGCGGCAAACGCAAGATCGTCAAACGGAAGCTCTATCCGGGCTACCTGATGATCTACATGCACGTCAACGACGACACCTGGTTCCTGATTCGCGACACCACCGGCGTCAGCGACTTCACAGGAACCGCTGGCAAGCCAGCTCCGATGGATCCCGCAGAAGTCGAACGCGTGATCACATCGAATGAAGACGGTGAAGATGGCGAGAAGCAGCTCAAGACGTCGATACCGTTTAAAGTCGGCGAGCGAGTTCGCGTCAAGGAAGGTAACTTCCAAAATCAGGAAGGCGAAGTTGAGAAATTGGATGAGGCGAACGGTCGCATCTCAGTTAATATCAATATTTTTGGCCGATCCGTGCCAGTAGAGCTTGACCATTGGCAGGTCGAACCGCTCTAG
- the rplK gene encoding 50S ribosomal protein L11, translating into MAKQLVGQAKFQVPGGQATPAPPVGTSLGKFGVNLGQFVQAFNDRTKEYAGTPIPVIVSVYNDRSFDFVTKSPPAASLLKQTAGIAKGSGVPHKDKVASVSRAQCQEIAEKKMADLNARDIEHAIRMIEGTARSMGIDVVG; encoded by the coding sequence ATGGCAAAGCAACTTGTTGGCCAGGCTAAGTTCCAAGTGCCTGGTGGACAAGCGACTCCCGCACCTCCCGTGGGTACGTCGCTTGGTAAGTTTGGTGTAAACCTTGGGCAGTTCGTTCAAGCGTTTAATGATCGCACCAAGGAGTACGCAGGTACCCCGATCCCCGTGATCGTTTCTGTATACAACGATCGCAGCTTCGACTTTGTCACAAAGAGCCCGCCCGCGGCCTCTTTGCTGAAACAGACAGCTGGAATCGCTAAAGGTTCTGGTGTGCCTCATAAAGACAAGGTCGCATCCGTCTCTCGCGCTCAATGCCAAGAGATCGCCGAAAAGAAGATGGCCGATCTCAACGCACGCGATATCGAACATGCGATCCGCATGATCGAAGGGACTGCGCGAAGCATGGGAATCGACGTCGTAGGTTAA
- the rplL gene encoding 50S ribosomal protein L7/L12 — protein MSEDTAVAEVSAETKEMGDKIAQLTLKQAKELSDYLKDEHGIEPASGGGAVMMAAPTDGPAAEAEKTEFDVVLTGFGDKKLNVVKVVKNLTGASLMDAKKMVESCPATLKEAVSKEDAEKVKAEVEEAGGSVELK, from the coding sequence ATGTCGGAAGACACCGCAGTAGCTGAAGTCAGCGCCGAAACTAAAGAAATGGGCGATAAGATCGCTCAACTGACCCTCAAGCAAGCCAAAGAATTGAGCGATTACCTGAAGGACGAGCATGGCATCGAGCCAGCTTCCGGTGGTGGCGCTGTCATGATGGCTGCTCCAACCGACGGTCCTGCTGCTGAAGCAGAAAAGACTGAATTCGACGTCGTTCTGACCGGATTTGGCGACAAGAAGTTGAACGTCGTTAAGGTTGTTAAGAACCTGACCGGCGCTTCGCTGATGGACGCCAAGAAGATGGTCGAGAGCTGCCCTGCAACTCTGAAAGAAGCCGTCTCGAAGGAAGATGCCGAGAAGGTCAAGGCAGAAGTCGAAGAAGCTGGCGGAAGCGTCGAACTGAAATAG
- the rplA gene encoding 50S ribosomal protein L1 yields the protein MPQQSKRYRAMAAKASAEPKPLSEAVVSLKEFNTTKFDQTVEIHMRLGIDPNQADQIIRGSLVLPHGIGRTQRVVVFAKGEAAEAAKAAGADEVGQEDLAKRIKDGWTDFDVCIATPDMMGVVGPLGRVLGPRGLMPAPRAGTVTPDAGKVVAEYKAGKVEFRNDKGGNVHAVVGKLSFDAEKLSENIQAFIDLVVGMKPQSVKGTYLKGIAIAATMSPSVRVAG from the coding sequence ATGCCACAGCAATCAAAACGTTATCGTGCGATGGCCGCCAAAGCGTCGGCGGAACCAAAGCCACTCAGCGAGGCTGTTGTCTCGCTGAAGGAATTCAATACAACGAAGTTCGACCAAACCGTCGAAATTCACATGCGGCTCGGAATCGACCCGAACCAAGCCGATCAGATCATCCGCGGTAGCTTGGTCCTGCCTCACGGCATCGGCCGAACTCAACGCGTCGTCGTGTTCGCAAAAGGCGAAGCGGCTGAAGCTGCCAAAGCAGCTGGTGCCGATGAAGTTGGCCAAGAGGATTTGGCTAAGCGAATTAAAGATGGTTGGACCGACTTCGACGTCTGCATCGCGACTCCTGACATGATGGGTGTCGTGGGACCTCTGGGCCGTGTCCTGGGTCCTCGCGGTTTGATGCCTGCACCACGTGCCGGAACCGTCACTCCCGATGCTGGCAAGGTAGTCGCTGAATACAAAGCGGGTAAAGTCGAGTTCCGCAACGACAAGGGTGGCAACGTCCACGCGGTTGTTGGCAAGTTGAGCTTCGACGCCGAAAAGCTGTCCGAAAACATTCAGGCGTTCATCGATCTGGTTGTGGGAATGAAGCCACAATCGGTCAAAGGGACCTATCTGAAAGGTATTGCGATCGCCGCCACGATGAGCCCTAGCGTTCGCGTCGCTGGTTAG
- a CDS encoding tetratricopeptide repeat protein, producing the protein MRTRKKEKRVEAELSAVPPTASRRRWLVATVATVFVLFAGWGVMQYRRAAELSDLRRACRLAEQAGSWQELQRAAERWVALQPFNDQAIMHLATAKKSLEDWVGFVDAVEQLPVSNAYLVPSLAVAGDVAIDHLEDIDRAERLFWAILAIDPRNEQAYQRLIFLYSMTLQKAKLQAVIRQAIERGAQPVEAGVYLTTMSALNFSDGLFRVAGWRAATPGREPLEVAYAIYLARASGNESNRVLRMLDSQVPEYGTLDIARRMQERYPNNIELLSFWIDHAMERGEVEQVREALSRWQPELQGDYRYWRYLGWLQDMSGDLETSLSSYRKSLSIHPLDWRARNEMATLQRALGVDGAAANAELAAEGKELERTLKELPSASQLSTVNAEKLGEYARKCGDSVAERAFRRGAGGA; encoded by the coding sequence TTGCGTACGCGTAAGAAGGAGAAGCGGGTTGAAGCGGAGTTGTCGGCGGTGCCACCAACGGCGAGCCGTCGTCGATGGCTGGTCGCAACGGTTGCTACTGTTTTCGTTCTGTTTGCTGGGTGGGGTGTGATGCAGTACCGCCGCGCCGCGGAGCTCAGCGACCTTCGCCGTGCGTGCCGGCTTGCCGAGCAGGCGGGTAGCTGGCAAGAGCTTCAGCGGGCAGCGGAACGATGGGTTGCGCTGCAGCCCTTTAATGATCAGGCGATCATGCATCTGGCGACGGCAAAAAAATCGCTCGAAGACTGGGTTGGATTTGTCGACGCTGTCGAACAGTTGCCCGTTAGCAATGCATATCTGGTTCCCTCGCTAGCGGTCGCCGGTGATGTTGCGATCGATCATCTTGAGGATATCGATCGCGCCGAGCGTCTGTTCTGGGCGATCTTGGCGATCGATCCTCGGAACGAGCAGGCGTATCAGCGTTTGATTTTTCTGTACAGCATGACGCTACAGAAAGCAAAACTGCAGGCGGTCATTCGGCAGGCCATCGAGCGTGGTGCGCAACCGGTCGAGGCGGGCGTTTATCTGACGACGATGTCAGCGCTCAACTTCTCCGACGGGCTGTTTCGTGTTGCCGGATGGCGGGCAGCGACGCCCGGCCGCGAGCCGCTGGAAGTTGCTTATGCCATCTATTTGGCGAGGGCTAGCGGTAACGAGTCGAACCGCGTGTTGAGGATGCTCGATTCGCAGGTCCCGGAATATGGAACACTCGACATCGCACGTCGAATGCAGGAGCGTTACCCCAACAATATCGAATTGCTGTCGTTTTGGATCGATCACGCGATGGAACGGGGAGAGGTTGAGCAGGTCCGCGAGGCGCTGTCGCGGTGGCAGCCTGAGTTGCAGGGCGATTACCGATATTGGCGTTATCTCGGCTGGTTGCAGGATATGTCCGGCGATCTCGAAACCAGTCTATCAAGCTATCGGAAGTCGCTGTCGATCCATCCTCTCGATTGGAGAGCTAGGAACGAAATGGCAACGCTTCAGCGGGCGTTAGGAGTCGATGGTGCGGCGGCCAATGCGGAACTGGCGGCGGAGGGGAAGGAGCTGGAACGGACGCTGAAAGAGCTGCCCTCTGCAAGCCAGTTGTCCACCGTGAATGCTGAAAAACTCGGTGAGTATGCCAGGAAATGTGGGGATTCTGTGGCCGAAAGAGCGTTTCGGCGTGGGGCTGGCGGGGCGTGA
- the pgsW gene encoding poly-gamma-glutamate system protein → MNRQSFLKMNPAQPFQVMYWRPKKISRRWLWAGMLASLAGLFAVEWWPQQVAAPSPQLTAAAEKADEALRHIKDLRIAQGHRALPKLDPSGSHLIGPSMSMVTSKLGSLESKQTSINPNLAAVVVRWLEQAGVEPGDSIAIGASGSWPALNIAVYAAAETLQLKPTIVLSVAASQYGANSPDMMWVDMERQLRDAGIFPESFAAQSASLGGLFDRAAGMTEPTREMLELAATRNGVPVLNVADIEDSVGQRMEIYQNAGSEQPYAAYINVGGGSASIGGTAGNACFSAGVHRSTPSDQEVPDCVASRMLTQGVPIVNVVDAKQIAESYGLAIAPAEMPRVGQGSLFSHMTYRRPLAAALICMTWVWMSVTVFPRWYLRTVLKLRRLVRRPNASTNALPKQVEWMV, encoded by the coding sequence ATGAATCGGCAATCGTTCCTCAAAATGAATCCTGCGCAACCGTTCCAGGTGATGTATTGGCGTCCCAAGAAGATCTCGCGGCGATGGCTGTGGGCCGGCATGCTCGCCTCGTTGGCCGGTTTGTTCGCCGTCGAATGGTGGCCTCAGCAAGTTGCCGCCCCGTCGCCTCAATTGACAGCCGCTGCCGAAAAGGCGGACGAAGCGCTCCGCCACATCAAAGATCTGCGGATCGCTCAGGGGCATCGCGCATTACCCAAACTGGACCCCAGCGGATCCCACCTGATCGGCCCATCGATGTCGATGGTCACCAGCAAGCTCGGTTCTTTGGAATCGAAGCAGACCTCGATTAACCCGAACCTCGCGGCAGTGGTCGTCCGTTGGTTGGAGCAGGCGGGCGTCGAGCCAGGGGATTCGATCGCGATCGGAGCGAGCGGATCTTGGCCGGCGCTGAACATCGCGGTCTATGCCGCCGCCGAAACGCTGCAGCTGAAGCCGACAATCGTACTGTCGGTGGCAGCGAGCCAATACGGCGCAAACTCCCCCGACATGATGTGGGTCGACATGGAACGCCAGCTCCGCGATGCCGGGATTTTTCCAGAGTCCTTCGCCGCGCAGAGCGCTTCGTTGGGAGGCCTGTTCGACCGCGCGGCCGGGATGACCGAACCAACGCGTGAGATGCTGGAATTGGCTGCGACCCGCAACGGCGTCCCCGTGCTGAACGTCGCCGACATCGAAGATTCGGTGGGGCAGCGGATGGAGATCTATCAAAACGCTGGCTCCGAGCAACCGTATGCCGCCTACATCAATGTTGGTGGCGGATCGGCTTCGATCGGCGGAACCGCTGGCAACGCCTGTTTCAGCGCTGGCGTGCATCGATCGACTCCAAGCGATCAAGAGGTCCCCGACTGTGTCGCCTCGCGAATGCTCACCCAAGGCGTCCCGATTGTAAACGTCGTCGATGCGAAACAGATCGCGGAGTCCTACGGATTGGCGATCGCACCGGCAGAGATGCCGCGCGTCGGCCAGGGCTCGCTCTTCAGCCATATGACGTACCGTCGCCCATTGGCAGCGGCATTGATCTGCATGACTTGGGTTTGGATGTCGGTTACCGTCTTCCCACGTTGGTACCTGCGGACGGTACTCAAGCTGCGACGCTTGGTCCGCCGTCCCAATGCATCGACCAACGCTCTGCCAAAGCAGGTGGAATGGATGGTGTAG
- the tuf gene encoding elongation factor Tu, with translation MAKETFERTKPHVNVGTIGHIDHGKTTTTGAILAVQAAKGLAKAKGYSDIAKGGTVRDSTKTVTIAVAHVEYETAARHYAHIDCPGHADFVKNMITGAAQMDGAILVVSAADGPMPQTKEHVLLARQVGVPYIVVFLNKVDLVDDPELLELVELEVRELLSKYDFPGDDVPVIQGSALPAYNNPADPDASKCISDLMDALDEYVPEPSREEDRPFLMAIEDVFSIEGRGTVATGRIERGVINVGEEVEIVGFHEESKKTICTGVEMFRKQMDKGIAGDNVGCLLRGVKREEIERGQVLSKPGSITPHTKFEAEVYCLSKDEGGRHTPFFSGYRPQFYFRTTDVTGTANLVGAEMCMPGDNVKVEVELHKPIAMDDGVRFAIREGGRTVGSGVVTKIIA, from the coding sequence ATGGCCAAGGAGACTTTTGAGCGCACAAAGCCTCACGTGAACGTGGGTACTATCGGACACATTGACCATGGCAAAACCACAACCACGGGTGCTATCCTTGCAGTTCAAGCTGCAAAGGGCTTGGCGAAAGCCAAAGGCTACTCGGATATCGCCAAGGGCGGTACCGTCCGTGACTCGACCAAAACGGTAACAATCGCCGTTGCTCACGTTGAGTACGAAACTGCGGCTCGTCACTACGCCCACATCGACTGCCCGGGCCACGCTGACTTCGTTAAGAACATGATCACCGGTGCCGCCCAGATGGACGGAGCGATCTTGGTCGTTTCGGCTGCTGACGGCCCGATGCCACAAACCAAAGAACACGTTCTGTTGGCTCGCCAAGTTGGCGTTCCTTACATCGTGGTCTTCCTGAACAAGGTCGATCTGGTCGACGATCCCGAGCTGTTGGAATTGGTCGAACTGGAAGTTCGCGAATTGCTCAGCAAGTACGACTTCCCTGGCGACGACGTTCCTGTCATCCAAGGTAGCGCTCTGCCAGCCTACAACAACCCAGCAGATCCCGATGCTTCGAAGTGCATCAGCGACCTGATGGACGCTTTGGACGAATACGTCCCAGAACCATCGCGTGAAGAAGATCGCCCATTCCTGATGGCGATCGAGGACGTCTTCTCGATCGAAGGTCGTGGTACTGTTGCTACCGGTCGTATCGAACGCGGTGTCATCAACGTCGGCGAAGAAGTCGAAATCGTTGGCTTCCACGAAGAGAGCAAGAAGACGATCTGCACCGGCGTCGAAATGTTCCGCAAGCAAATGGACAAGGGCATCGCTGGCGATAACGTCGGTTGCCTGTTGCGTGGCGTTAAGCGTGAAGAAATCGAGCGTGGCCAAGTATTGTCCAAGCCCGGCAGCATCACTCCGCACACCAAGTTCGAAGCAGAAGTTTATTGCTTGAGCAAAGATGAAGGTGGACGTCACACTCCATTCTTCAGCGGATATCGCCCACAGTTCTACTTCCGTACCACCGACGTTACCGGAACTGCAAACCTGGTTGGCGCCGAAATGTGCATGCCTGGCGATAACGTGAAGGTTGAAGTTGAATTGCACAAGCCAATCGCGATGGACGACGGTGTTCGTTTCGCGATTCGCGAAGGTGGACGTACCGTTGGTTCGGGCGTTGTCACCAAGATCATTGCCTAA
- the secE gene encoding preprotein translocase subunit SecE: MSTEVAGNSTAPLLPELFKGQVYKRNQGRLVRQMTCLAFWVIVALGCKSLYDSLQGFFDESSAALELAIPAITCLVGFWISFRLVNWPRFADFLIAVEAEMNKVSWPSKAELIRASIVVIFTIFFLAMSLFTFDIIWRAIFEFIGVAA, from the coding sequence ATGTCCACGGAAGTAGCCGGAAATTCAACAGCCCCCTTGTTGCCTGAACTGTTCAAAGGTCAGGTTTACAAGCGGAACCAAGGGCGTCTGGTCCGCCAGATGACCTGCTTGGCGTTTTGGGTGATCGTCGCCCTAGGCTGCAAAAGCCTTTACGATTCCCTGCAAGGCTTCTTCGACGAAAGCTCGGCGGCCCTCGAATTGGCGATCCCAGCGATCACCTGCTTGGTCGGCTTCTGGATCTCGTTCCGCTTGGTCAACTGGCCTCGCTTTGCCGACTTCCTGATCGCTGTCGAAGCGGAGATGAACAAGGTCTCATGGCCCAGCAAGGCCGAATTGATCCGCGCTTCGATCGTCGTGATCTTCACGATCTTTTTCCTAGCGATGTCGCTGTTTACATTCGACATCATCTGGCGGGCAATTTTCGAGTTTATCGGCGTTGCCGCTTAA
- a CDS encoding DUF1559 domain-containing protein produces MYRSRVAVVFYLRFVSGDSEMFRRSVRRTGFTLVELLVVIAIIGILVGLLLPAVQAAREAARRMQCGNNCKQLGLAIHNYLDTYRHLPLQRDLTKASVAPSNQFTCVSWMTGILPFIEQGPLYEQLDFETVMGASAWHGSLDNAPARIVRDTVIPGYLCPSNPQPEHFQGGAARDTQDVLVNGNARASFNTTRTDYVGNMGFIWSGWKDCGDTSLAGIVAGDEWVESGREFGWQGDAGRLQRLKGPFWYRNAGCDDADFVDGMSNTIAVFENHSWASSKAKPNMINKQASWFFPFTAADSLIKTMNTGPETIPGGNGYEDGRCNSWSSTHPGGAQAVMGDGSVRFVGETVDVLVQMGMATMSGGESVQLP; encoded by the coding sequence ATGTATCGAAGCCGCGTCGCTGTTGTTTTTTATCTCAGGTTCGTATCGGGAGATTCAGAAATGTTTAGAAGAAGTGTCCGTCGCACGGGTTTTACGCTCGTGGAATTATTGGTCGTGATTGCGATTATCGGAATTTTGGTTGGGTTGTTGTTACCCGCTGTGCAAGCGGCCCGCGAGGCGGCTCGCCGCATGCAGTGTGGAAACAACTGTAAGCAATTGGGGCTTGCGATCCACAATTACCTCGACACCTACCGCCATCTTCCTCTGCAGCGAGACCTTACCAAGGCCAGCGTTGCTCCATCAAACCAGTTTACCTGTGTGTCGTGGATGACGGGGATCCTGCCGTTCATCGAGCAGGGGCCGCTGTACGAGCAATTGGACTTTGAGACCGTGATGGGAGCGTCGGCGTGGCATGGTTCGCTGGACAATGCGCCAGCGCGAATCGTTCGCGATACCGTCATTCCTGGCTACCTGTGCCCCAGCAATCCGCAGCCCGAACACTTCCAAGGAGGTGCCGCTCGCGATACCCAAGACGTGTTGGTCAACGGAAATGCTCGCGCTTCTTTCAACACGACGCGAACCGATTACGTCGGCAACATGGGCTTTATCTGGTCGGGTTGGAAAGATTGTGGTGACACGAGCCTGGCGGGAATCGTTGCCGGTGATGAATGGGTCGAAAGCGGACGTGAGTTTGGTTGGCAGGGGGATGCCGGTCGGCTGCAACGTTTGAAGGGGCCGTTTTGGTATCGCAACGCAGGTTGTGACGATGCCGATTTCGTCGACGGAATGTCCAATACGATTGCCGTCTTTGAAAACCACAGTTGGGCGAGCAGCAAGGCCAAGCCGAACATGATCAACAAGCAAGCGAGTTGGTTCTTTCCGTTCACTGCGGCTGATTCGCTGATCAAGACCATGAACACGGGACCCGAAACCATTCCCGGCGGCAACGGCTATGAGGATGGTCGCTGCAACAGTTGGAGCAGTACGCATCCCGGCGGTGCTCAGGCGGTGATGGGGGACGGATCGGTGCGATTCGTCGGCGAGACGGTCGACGTTCTCGTGCAGATGGGAATGGCTACGATGAGTGGTGGTGAATCGGTCCAACTTCCGTAG
- the rplJ gene encoding 50S ribosomal protein L10 has protein sequence MSKFVKELVTRDIKNRLDGVEDAVIVSTVGMDANTTCELRAELRQKEITMLVVKNSLARKATEGTTLSPMFEGAGGSLAVCFGGSDFISLVKEVVRLDKDSEKFGKFVAAGGVMDGEALDPDGLKAVSKWPSREEQISMLVGQILGPGANLSAALLGPGKTLNGQIKKISEEEE, from the coding sequence ATGAGTAAGTTCGTCAAAGAATTAGTAACTCGCGACATCAAGAATCGTCTTGATGGTGTCGAGGACGCAGTGATCGTAAGTACGGTTGGGATGGACGCCAACACGACGTGCGAGCTTCGCGCGGAACTGAGGCAGAAAGAGATCACCATGTTGGTGGTTAAAAACTCCTTGGCGCGAAAAGCAACCGAAGGAACAACGCTTAGTCCGATGTTCGAAGGTGCCGGCGGTTCGCTGGCGGTCTGCTTCGGTGGCAGCGACTTCATCTCGCTCGTGAAGGAAGTTGTCCGTCTGGACAAGGACAGCGAGAAGTTCGGAAAGTTCGTTGCCGCTGGCGGCGTGATGGACGGCGAAGCGTTGGACCCCGATGGGCTCAAAGCAGTCAGCAAGTGGCCGAGTCGCGAAGAGCAGATCTCGATGCTGGTTGGCCAGATCCTCGGCCCAGGTGCAAACCTGTCCGCCGCTTTGCTTGGCCCTGGCAAGACGCTCAACGGCCAAATCAAGAAGATTTCCGAAGAGGAAGAGTAG